The Flavobacterium sp. 140616W15 sequence ATCATATTCTAATTGTAATTAATCTAGTCGGATTTATTTACATTATAAGTGGCTGAGGTTTTAAAATAGTCAAGTTCATTATGTTGAGATCATCAACTAATTCCGGATTTAATTTTAAAGCATTTTTTATCCTATATAATGTTTCATAGCTAATATATAAATATAATCTAGGAATTACCTCTTGAATGTAAAAAGAAAGGCCTTAAATTAATTTGAGCTTTTTATTTGCGTGAGGGATAGGAGCAAGCTACCAAAGTAGCGCGGATAGCCCGACAGTATTAAATTAAAGAGCCAATGAACGTAATCCTCATCGGCTCTTTTATTTAATGGTGGCACGCCCAAATATTTTAGATTTCTGTCTTGATAGCTATCGGGATTAGATGTAGAAAAAGATATTCGATTTTATGATATTCTTTTAAGGATTGAGTGATAATCCGACACTAAAAAACAATCGCACTTTGTCAATAGTATTTATCCAGGAAGTATCAAAATGAATAGGACCTAAAATTGACTGATAAGAAATAGCGGCTCCTCCAGATATTACAAGACTAGGGTCAAAGCTATCATTCCATTTTCCTTTTGGACTAAATGCGTTGTCAATGTATTTATCAAAAGATTCAAATCCAACAGTAGCAATATTAAAATGGGGAGTTAGGTAAATTTTCCCCATAAGGTTTATCTGAGAAGCTATTTTTAAGCCCATGTATTGTGAAACATTGAGCTCGTCTTCATGCAGGCCTGGAAATGAGAAACGATTACTACCAGAACTTGGTATAATTCCTCCTAAGAAATATTTTGAAGCATAACCAAAATCCGAAAAAAGGATTTGATTGTCTTTAAGTCTATCCTCAAAAATAAAATAAGAATCAAAGCTAAAGATTCCGGTAATTTTCTTTTTTAAGAGGAGTCTTTTTTCAAAGCTGAAACCAAATTTTGTATAACCATTAGTAGCACCAGATATGCTTGTTTGTTCGGGATCGTTAAAAGAGGTATAGACATCTGTTAACAATGATCGGGTTACATTCGCTTTTATAATTGTTCCATTTTCAGCAAAGAAGACTTTATCCATATCATTGTAGGAATAATGCATGTTTAATTCTATACTGTTTAAAGAATAATTCTTAATATCGATTGAGTTAGGGTTGTATTCTCTTTCGTATTTTGGTTTTAAATGGGAATATTGATAATGTAAACCATATCCAAAATAACTTTTCAGTGAATTTAAATTTCTGTTGATCTCATTATTGAATTCTAAAGAATTATGGAGTACATTATCTGAAGCCTTACCGTTTAAATAAATCTCTTGTCTTAAAAAGGCTCCATAAAGTTCAGATGACCACCACCAATCTCGGTTTTTTCCAAAGTTTTTCTGAAAATTGATTCGTGCTTTTGGTTGTTCTGCAATATCGACTGTTACAAGAAGACGAGATGCTCTGGCAAGAACATTTCTTGCGGTGTAATTAAAAATGATTCCAACGCCACGGTAAGTGTCGTAATGTACTGAAGTATTCAGTTGGTTTTTGGCACGTTCATGTCCAAATATAGTAACGCCTAGTTTGTTATCATCTTTGATGAAATAGCTATACGTAATCTCGTCAAAAAGATTGGTCCCCATTGCTCTGTTAATGCCTGCTATTAAATCTTTGGTGGTATATTTTACATTAGTTTTGAGATTTATTCTTCCTAAAACCAAAGCAAGATTCTCCGGACTTATTCTTTTGTAAACAATAGTATCAAGAACAAATTCTGCAGGAATGTTAGGTAATTCGTGAGTTCGTTGTGTGTACCCTTTTAATTTTTCAGATAATGCAATTAAAGCTGGAAGATTTTCTACAGTTGCAATTTTACCATCTTTGTAGATTTCTTCGCTATCAGAAAAATCAGCCGTAGAGAAACGTAAGTTTGGTAGGTGATCTACTAAGATATTGCAGAGTTTTCGGTTTGCTGGGTTCTTAATATTACTCGGAAACATACTGGTTTGAGTCAATATAGTTACAAGATTTTTCAGTTTGTCTATTGGTTGCATTCCGCCTCCTACATCGCTTCCAATAATAATGTCCGCTCCCATTTGTTGAGCGATATCTGTAGGGAAATTATTTAATACTCCTCCATCAACTAACACCGTTTTTCCGTATGGCACAGGTTTAAAGATACCTGGTAAAGACATACTCGCTCTCATAGCATACGCTAAATTACCTTTGCTTAGAATAACCTCTTTTCCTTCGACCAAATCGGTGGCCATGGCTCTAAAGGGTATGGGCAGGCTATCAAAATCTTTAATATTATAGACCGGATAGGTTAATTCTGAGAGGTATTCTCTTAAATTTTGATCATTTAAAAGTGAGCCTACGCTGTTTAGTTTTTTATCTTTAATTCCTATTCCAACTAAATATCTCTGGAATTCTCTTTTTTCCTCTACGCTAGCAGATGCTAACGATTGGCCTCCGCCAAGTAGTTTATCCCAATTAATATCTCGGGTTAATTTTTCGATACTATCACCAGAATATCCCATCGAATACAAACCTCCAATAATGCTTCCCATACTATTTCCAACAATAAGATCAGGAACGATGTGTAAAGAGTCTAGTTTTTGTAGAAGCGGAATGTGTGCAATTCCTTTTGCGCCACCACCACTTAAGACCAAAACGACTTTGGGTTTCTTTTCCTGAGCAAAAATAATTTGCGGGAGAGCAAGTAAAAATAAGAAGACGAATAAATAAGAAGTTTTTTTCAAGAGTACAACGTTTATGTATTTGAGAAATTGAGACCTATTTTATAAAGGTATAATTTTTTTATAAGAAATGTTTTTGTGTATAAAAATAAACGATTTACTTATTTTAAGAATATGGCCTAAAGTAAAAACCCTCGCATTGCTGCAAGGGTTTCAAATATGTAATAGATAAATCTAAAATTTACTAGTATCTGTAGTATTCTGGTTTAAATGGACCTTCAACTGGAACACCAATATAAGCAGCTTGATCGTCACGTAAAGTTTCCAATTCAACTCCTAATTTAGCTAAGTGTAAAGCAGCAACTTTTTCATCTAAATGTTTAGGTAACATGTAAACGTCATTGTTATAAGCAGCACTGTTATTCCATAATTCCATTTGAGCTAAAGTTTGGTTTGTAAATGAGTTACTCATTACAAAACTTGGGTGACCTGTAGCACAACCAAGATTAACTAAACGACCTTCAGCAAGGATGATGATATCTTTTCCTGCAATAGTATATTTGTCAACTTGTGGTTTGATTTCGATTTTAGATGCACCGTGGTTTTTGTTTAACCAAGCCATATCAATTTCGTTATCAAAGTGACCGATGTTACAAACAACAGTTTTATCTTTCATTTGCTCAAAGTGCTCACCAAGAACGATATCTTTATTTCCTGTAGTAGTAATGATGATATCAGCATTAGCAATTACAGTATTTAATTTTTTAACTTCATAACCGTCCATTGCAGCTTGTAAAGCACAAATTGGGTCAATTTCAGTAACAGTTACAATAGATCCTGCACCTCTAAAAGAAGCAGCAGTTCCTTTTCCAACATCACCGTATCCACAAACGATAACTCTTTTTCCAGCTAACATTAAGTCAGTTGCACGACGTACAGCATCAACAGCAGATTCTTTACATCCGTATTTGTTATCAAATTTAGATTTAGTAACAGAGTCATTAATGTTAATTGCAGGCATTGGTAAAGTTCCCGCTTTTACTCTTTCGTAAAGTCTGTGAACACCAGTTGTAGTTTCTTCAGATAAACCTTTGATTCCAGGAACCAATTCTGGGAAACGGTCAATAACCATATTAGTTAAATCTCCACCATCATCAAGAATCATGTTCAATGGTTTTCTATCTTCACCAAAGAATAAAGTTTGCTCAATACACCAGTCAAATGATTGCTCATCAAGACCTTTCCAAGCATAAACCTGAATTCCAGCAGCAGCAATAGCAGCAGCAGCTTGATCTTGAGTAGAGAAAATGTTACAAGAAGACCAAGTAACCTCAGCACCAAGAGCAATTAAAGTTTCGATTAAAACTGCAGTTTGGATAGTCATATGCAGACATCCTGCAATACGAGCACCTTTAAGAGGTTGCTCATTTTTATATTCAGCACGAAGCGCCATTAAACCTGGCATCTCAGCTTCAGCTAGTTCAATTTCTTTTCTTCCCCAAGCCGCTAGAGAAATGTCTTTTACTTTGAAAGCCACAAAAGGCGTAGTTGTAGTACTCATTTATAGTATATTTGTAATTGTAATTTTTTTGCAAATTTACGCAATAACTTTATAATTTAACTAATTTCTAAAAGATTTGTGAAATGTTTAATTGCTTAATCTTTTGAACATTAGCTAAATGATTTTTATTCGAAGCTATTTACTGCTGTTCACTATATCTATTGCGGCGAACCCCGCCACAATAGGATGCCGTTGCCATCAGGGCTAGAAAGATCAGATTTATTTAAATGGACTTTTATCGCTTAAGTGGTTTAAAAACATAATGTACATTTTAGTGTTTTTAATACCATGTATAATTTATAATTAACAATTCATAATTAAAACGAATGCCTTTACATCAAACAATACAATTTAATCCCACAACACAAATTTTAGTTTGGAAGATAACCGAGTCTTTCGAAGAGTTGCTTGATAAAGTAGTTTTAAAAGAAAAAACGCAACTGAGGTTAAACGGAATGAAATCTCAAATGCATCAGCGTGCTTTTTTAAGTGTACGTATGCTGATTCAGGAAATGGGTTTTACAGATCATGATTTACATTACGACGAATTCGGAAAGCCCTATTTAAGTTGTCATAATTATATTTCAATTACACATTCTCATAATTTTGCAGCAATCATAATCAGTGAAGAAACGGTAGGAATCGACATGGAATTGCAACGTGAAAAAATCCTCCGAATTGCCGATAAATTTGTCGATAAGGAATTCGAATATTTAAAACCAGATTTATTAGAAGAATACATAAAAAAACTTACAGTGATTTGGGGTGCAAAAGAAGCTATCTTTAAAATCCGAAACGAAAAAGGAATCAGTTTCAAAGATCATATTCGTGTGAATCCTTTCTCTTTGAATGAAAACAAAACCCAAGCTAGTCTTCATTTTGATGATTTAGTAAAGAATTTTAATGTGTATTACCAAGAAATTGAAGATTTTACTTTAGTGTATGCGTTTGAGAAATAGTTTTTGTGGCAGTTTTTAGTCACAATATTAAACTTGAAACATTAAACTTGAAACAAAAAAACGGTAACAATTTTTAGTCACAATACTAAACTTGAAACTTGAAACAAAAATTAACAGTTACAACTTATAATAAAATTTAGCGCCCCTTCTTATTTCCTTTGTGAAACTTCGCGTAACAATTCCCTATCCCTTCGGGCGATTTTCAAACATACTTAAATAAAGAAACGTACTCATTTTTCGGGCTCTTCGTTTAAGCGTATCTACATGTTCTCCTTCAAAAAGTTCATCTAGAGTTTCAAACCAAATATTTAGCCAAATCCCAAATTCATGCGATGATATCTGATGGTTAAAATAAGCATCAACTTTATTATGTGCCTCAATGGGATTTCCTTTGTATTTTTTGCCACCAAATATATTGGTTTCCCAAAAATCAATTAGCTTATCTAAGTGTTCATCC is a genomic window containing:
- a CDS encoding patatin-like phospholipase family protein; protein product: MKKTSYLFVFLFLLALPQIIFAQEKKPKVVLVLSGGGAKGIAHIPLLQKLDSLHIVPDLIVGNSMGSIIGGLYSMGYSGDSIEKLTRDINWDKLLGGGQSLASASVEEKREFQRYLVGIGIKDKKLNSVGSLLNDQNLREYLSELTYPVYNIKDFDSLPIPFRAMATDLVEGKEVILSKGNLAYAMRASMSLPGIFKPVPYGKTVLVDGGVLNNFPTDIAQQMGADIIIGSDVGGGMQPIDKLKNLVTILTQTSMFPSNIKNPANRKLCNILVDHLPNLRFSTADFSDSEEIYKDGKIATVENLPALIALSEKLKGYTQRTHELPNIPAEFVLDTIVYKRISPENLALVLGRINLKTNVKYTTKDLIAGINRAMGTNLFDEITYSYFIKDDNKLGVTIFGHERAKNQLNTSVHYDTYRGVGIIFNYTARNVLARASRLLVTVDIAEQPKARINFQKNFGKNRDWWWSSELYGAFLRQEIYLNGKASDNVLHNSLEFNNEINRNLNSLKSYFGYGLHYQYSHLKPKYEREYNPNSIDIKNYSLNSIELNMHYSYNDMDKVFFAENGTIIKANVTRSLLTDVYTSFNDPEQTSISGATNGYTKFGFSFEKRLLLKKKITGIFSFDSYFIFEDRLKDNQILFSDFGYASKYFLGGIIPSSGSNRFSFPGLHEDELNVSQYMGLKIASQINLMGKIYLTPHFNIATVGFESFDKYIDNAFSPKGKWNDSFDPSLVISGGAAISYQSILGPIHFDTSWINTIDKVRLFFSVGLSLNP
- the ahcY gene encoding adenosylhomocysteinase, which encodes MSTTTTPFVAFKVKDISLAAWGRKEIELAEAEMPGLMALRAEYKNEQPLKGARIAGCLHMTIQTAVLIETLIALGAEVTWSSCNIFSTQDQAAAAIAAAGIQVYAWKGLDEQSFDWCIEQTLFFGEDRKPLNMILDDGGDLTNMVIDRFPELVPGIKGLSEETTTGVHRLYERVKAGTLPMPAININDSVTKSKFDNKYGCKESAVDAVRRATDLMLAGKRVIVCGYGDVGKGTAASFRGAGSIVTVTEIDPICALQAAMDGYEVKKLNTVIANADIIITTTGNKDIVLGEHFEQMKDKTVVCNIGHFDNEIDMAWLNKNHGASKIEIKPQVDKYTIAGKDIIILAEGRLVNLGCATGHPSFVMSNSFTNQTLAQMELWNNSAAYNNDVYMLPKHLDEKVAALHLAKLGVELETLRDDQAAYIGVPVEGPFKPEYYRY
- a CDS encoding group III truncated hemoglobin, whose protein sequence is MKKQIENREDISLLVNTFYTKIRANTEIGFYFNDMIKDWDEHLDKLIDFWETNIFGGKKYKGNPIEAHNKVDAYFNHQISSHEFGIWLNIWFETLDELFEGEHVDTLKRRARKMSTFLYLSMFENRPKG
- a CDS encoding 4'-phosphopantetheinyl transferase superfamily protein, with protein sequence MPLHQTIQFNPTTQILVWKITESFEELLDKVVLKEKTQLRLNGMKSQMHQRAFLSVRMLIQEMGFTDHDLHYDEFGKPYLSCHNYISITHSHNFAAIIISEETVGIDMELQREKILRIADKFVDKEFEYLKPDLLEEYIKKLTVIWGAKEAIFKIRNEKGISFKDHIRVNPFSLNENKTQASLHFDDLVKNFNVYYQEIEDFTLVYAFEK